One genomic segment of Hordeum vulgare subsp. vulgare chromosome 2H, MorexV3_pseudomolecules_assembly, whole genome shotgun sequence includes these proteins:
- the LOC123429032 gene encoding histone deacetylase HDT2-like, whose product MRRPFFGLFPLAPNQFRLSRRARSSLPPPPPPQSTSAPTHRKREREGGNFFPDQEIKTLGRISLAMVAELGPGRFYGGGLQRPRVFLGGDRADPPALLSWAREAQWSTGGRGGRRLRLQGRIEGSLGRLRRADALGSDDDKDEEDGGVAAQERQVVDDKDDEEESVESEQDEEESGESDEDEEESGEEEAALVNPARWLQRKKAVAPASAPSAKAPAKASPKRKASAAGLTARTPPTRKRKAAEATAAGRRTSPRQLL is encoded by the coding sequence ATGAGGAGGCCCTTCTTCGGCCTCTTTCCTTTGGCGCCAAACCAGTTTCGTCTTTCCCGCCGCGCGCGCTCctccctcccgccgccgccgccgccgcagtcaACATCGGCACCCACCCaccgaaagagagagagagagggaggaaatTTCTTTCCGGATCAAGAGATCAAGACGCTAGGCCGGATCTCGCTCGCCATGGTGGCCGAGCTCGGTCCGGGCAGGTTCTACGGCGGCGGGCTCCAGCGGCCGCGCGTGTTCCTCGGCGGAGACCGCGCCGACCCGCCGGCGCTCCTCTCCTGGGCGCGCGAGGCGCAGTGGTCCACGGGCGGGCGTGGCGGCAGGCGCCTCCGCCTCCAGGGCCGCATCGAGGGCAGCCTCGGCAGGCTCCGCCGCGCCGACGCGCTCGGctccgacgacgacaaggacgaggAGGATGGGGGCGTCGCGGCCCAGGAGCGCCAGGTCGTAGACGataaggacgacgaggaggagtccGTGGAGTCGGAGCAGGACGAGGAGGAGTCCGGGGAgtcggacgaggacgaggaggagtccggcgaggaggaggccgCGCTCGTGAATCCGGCAAGGTGGCTGCAGAGGAAGAAGGCTGTCGCGCCGGCTTCTGCTCCTTCTGCCAAGGCACCGGCGAAAgcgtccccaaagaggaaggcctCCGCGGCCGGGCTAACGGCGAGGACGCCGccgacgaggaagaggaaggctgcCGAGGCCACGGCGGCAGGGAGGAGGACCTCGCCGCGGCAGCTTCTTTGA